In one window of Nocardioides panacisoli DNA:
- a CDS encoding DUF808 domain-containing protein, translated as MSAGLFGLLDDVAAIARLAAASIDDVGAAAGRATGKAAGVVIDDAAVTPQYVHGLAAERELPIIKQIAIGSIRNKLLIILPAALLLSAFLPAALPVLLMLGGTYLAFEGAEKIWGKLAGHDAHAAPVTEVGPEAEKRMVAGAIRTDLILSAEIMVIALSTIADDGGFWLQLFTLLVVAVVITAGVYGAVALIVKMDDIGLALADGATGFRERFGRGMVAAMPRVLAVITVVGTVAMLWVGGHLLLVNVHDLGWWEAPYDWVHHLEEDIHHAVAGIGGFLAWCVNTLVSALIGLAVGAVVVVVMHLLPFRKEH; from the coding sequence ATGAGCGCGGGACTGTTCGGGCTGCTCGACGACGTGGCCGCCATCGCCCGGTTGGCCGCGGCGTCGATCGACGACGTCGGCGCGGCCGCGGGCCGGGCGACCGGCAAGGCCGCGGGCGTGGTCATCGACGACGCCGCCGTCACGCCGCAGTACGTCCACGGGCTGGCCGCCGAGCGCGAGCTGCCGATCATCAAGCAGATCGCGATCGGGTCGATCCGCAACAAGCTGCTGATCATCCTGCCCGCGGCGCTGCTCCTGTCGGCGTTCCTGCCCGCGGCACTGCCCGTGCTGCTGATGCTCGGCGGCACGTATCTCGCCTTCGAGGGCGCCGAGAAGATCTGGGGCAAGCTCGCCGGCCACGACGCCCACGCCGCTCCGGTGACCGAGGTCGGTCCGGAGGCGGAGAAGCGGATGGTGGCCGGGGCGATCCGCACCGACCTGATCCTCTCCGCGGAGATCATGGTGATCGCGCTGTCGACGATCGCCGACGACGGCGGCTTCTGGCTCCAGTTGTTCACGTTGCTGGTGGTGGCCGTCGTCATCACCGCGGGCGTCTACGGGGCGGTGGCGCTGATCGTGAAGATGGACGACATCGGGCTCGCCCTGGCCGACGGCGCCACCGGGTTCCGCGAGCGGTTCGGCCGGGGGATGGTCGCCGCGATGCCGCGGGTGCTGGCGGTGATCACCGTGGTCGGCACGGTCGCCATGCTCTGGGTCGGCGGTCACCTCCTGTTGGTCAACGTCCACGACCTCGGCTGGTGGGAGGCGCCGTACGACTGGGTGCACCACCTGGAGGAGGACATCCACCACGCGGTGGCCGGCATCGGCGGGTTCCTCGCCTGGTGCGTGAACACCCTCGTCTCGGCGTTGATCGGCCTGGCGGTCGGCGCCGTGGTCGTGGTCGTCATGCACCTGCTGCCGTTCCGCAAGGAGCACTGA
- a CDS encoding HNH endonuclease signature motif containing protein, giving the protein MTTHPHPHRSTAELLGSVRAEAALRRDSEVREARDIVAWAGLNTVQESADAATISDGYVDTGVPIAGEGAPLVSEFALMELCAVLGRSTVGGRDYVGKVLETAHRLPSIWEAVLAGRVPVWRALKIAEGTRLLPADAAAHVDRHLATFAATCTFAQVDRLVEEALARFDPTAAEQRRREAADGRRFDVHTHDAGTEGTVAVDGILDTADALDLDAAISDRARELADLGCDASRDVRRSMAAGDLARGNQPLGLDTRSLVPHEHGSTTKDPTSRKRRTVDLHVHVTDTALTTDGETIGRLGNTRSPVTTGQVRDWCGTPGTTVIVRPVIDLTGHEPVEAYEIPDRHRRHVQLRDPHCAFPHCQRRATRCDLDHATPHAAGGSTCPCNLVPLCRSHHRAKTHSTWGYTVLDPGQYLWTSPHGHQFLVDHHGTCTLDRLDHRQTHRR; this is encoded by the coding sequence ATGACCACCCACCCGCACCCGCACCGCTCCACCGCGGAACTGCTGGGCTCGGTGCGGGCCGAGGCGGCGCTACGGCGGGACTCCGAGGTCCGCGAGGCCCGCGACATCGTGGCCTGGGCCGGACTCAACACCGTCCAGGAGTCGGCGGATGCGGCCACGATCAGTGATGGGTACGTCGACACCGGCGTGCCGATCGCCGGCGAGGGTGCACCGTTGGTGAGTGAGTTCGCGTTGATGGAGCTGTGCGCCGTACTGGGCCGCTCGACCGTGGGTGGGCGGGACTACGTGGGGAAGGTCCTCGAGACCGCCCACCGGCTGCCCTCGATCTGGGAGGCCGTGCTCGCGGGACGGGTGCCGGTGTGGCGAGCACTCAAGATCGCCGAGGGCACCCGACTGCTCCCGGCAGACGCTGCGGCCCACGTCGACCGGCACCTGGCCACGTTCGCCGCGACCTGCACCTTCGCCCAGGTCGACCGGCTGGTCGAGGAGGCACTGGCCCGGTTCGACCCCACCGCCGCCGAGCAGCGACGCCGGGAGGCCGCCGACGGGCGCCGGTTCGACGTCCACACCCACGACGCCGGGACTGAGGGCACCGTCGCCGTCGACGGGATCCTCGACACCGCCGACGCCCTCGACCTGGACGCCGCGATCAGCGACCGCGCCCGAGAGCTCGCCGACCTGGGCTGTGACGCCTCACGCGACGTACGCCGCTCCATGGCCGCCGGCGACCTCGCCCGCGGCAACCAGCCCCTGGGTCTCGACACGCGCTCGCTCGTCCCTCACGAGCACGGCTCGACCACCAAGGACCCCACCTCCAGGAAACGCCGCACGGTCGACCTGCACGTCCACGTCACCGACACCGCCCTCACCACTGACGGCGAGACCATCGGACGGTTGGGCAACACCCGCAGTCCCGTCACCACCGGGCAGGTCCGCGACTGGTGCGGCACCCCGGGCACCACCGTCATCGTCCGGCCCGTCATCGACCTGACCGGCCACGAGCCTGTCGAGGCCTACGAAATCCCCGACCGCCACCGCCGCCACGTGCAGCTCCGCGACCCCCACTGCGCCTTCCCCCACTGCCAACGCCGCGCCACGCGTTGCGATCTCGACCACGCCACACCCCACGCCGCGGGTGGCTCGACATGTCCCTGCAACCTGGTCCCGCTCTGCCGCAGTCACCACCGGGCCAAGACCCACTCCACCTGGGGCTACACCGTCCTCGACCCCGGCCAGTACCTCTGGACCAGCCCCCACGGCCACCAATTCCTCGTCGACCACCACGGCACCTGCACCCTCGACAGGCTCGACCACCGGCAGACCCACCGACGATGA
- the ahcY gene encoding adenosylhomocysteinase, which translates to MDYKVADLSLADYGRMEIALAEHEMPGLMAMRERYADAQPLKGARIAGSLHMTIQTAVLIETLVALGADVRWASCNIFSTQDHAAAAVVVGRPETGGTAENPQGTPVFAWKGETLGEYWDLAEQVFDFDGEGPNMLLDDGGDITLLVHKGVEFEKAGEAPSPDSTDNEEFKEVLRVLNRSLADDPQRWTTIANGIKGVSEETTTGVLRLYERFKEGSLLFPAINVNDSVTKSKFDNKYGCRHSLVDGLNRATDVLIGGKVAVVAGYGDVGKGCADSLRGQGARVIVTEIDPICALQAAMDGYEVKRLESVVEDADIFITTTGNFDIIRVEHFERMKHQAIVGNIGHFDNEIDMAGLAKVEGIVKEEIKPQVHQWVFPDGKKVLVLSEGRLLNLGNATGHPSFVMSNSFTNQVLAQIELFTKAADYEVGVTVLPKHLDEEVARLHLGALGVELTELNQEQADYLGVPVDGPYKSDHYRY; encoded by the coding sequence ATGGACTACAAGGTTGCTGATCTTTCCCTGGCCGACTACGGCCGGATGGAGATCGCCCTGGCCGAGCACGAGATGCCCGGTCTGATGGCGATGCGCGAGCGGTACGCCGACGCGCAGCCGCTCAAGGGAGCGCGGATCGCCGGCTCCCTGCACATGACCATCCAGACCGCGGTGCTCATCGAGACCCTGGTCGCGCTCGGCGCCGACGTGCGCTGGGCCTCGTGCAACATCTTCTCCACCCAGGACCACGCGGCCGCGGCCGTCGTCGTCGGCCGTCCCGAGACCGGGGGCACCGCCGAGAACCCCCAGGGCACCCCCGTCTTCGCCTGGAAGGGCGAGACCCTCGGTGAGTACTGGGACCTGGCCGAGCAGGTCTTCGACTTCGACGGCGAGGGCCCGAACATGCTCCTCGACGACGGTGGCGACATCACGCTGCTGGTGCACAAGGGCGTGGAGTTCGAGAAGGCCGGCGAGGCGCCGTCCCCCGACAGCACCGACAACGAGGAGTTCAAGGAGGTGCTGCGCGTCCTCAACCGCTCGCTGGCCGACGACCCGCAGCGCTGGACCACGATCGCCAACGGCATCAAGGGTGTCTCGGAGGAGACCACCACCGGTGTGCTGCGGCTCTACGAGCGCTTCAAGGAGGGCTCGCTCCTCTTCCCGGCGATCAACGTCAACGACTCGGTCACCAAGTCCAAGTTCGACAACAAGTACGGCTGCCGCCACAGCCTCGTCGACGGCCTCAACCGCGCGACCGACGTCCTCATCGGTGGCAAGGTCGCCGTCGTGGCCGGCTACGGCGACGTCGGCAAGGGCTGCGCGGACTCGCTGCGCGGCCAGGGTGCCCGCGTCATCGTCACCGAGATCGACCCCATCTGCGCCCTGCAGGCCGCGATGGACGGCTACGAGGTCAAGCGCCTCGAGTCCGTCGTCGAGGACGCCGACATCTTCATCACCACCACGGGCAACTTCGACATCATCCGGGTCGAGCACTTCGAGCGGATGAAGCACCAGGCCATCGTGGGCAACATCGGCCACTTCGACAACGAGATCGACATGGCCGGTCTCGCGAAGGTCGAGGGCATCGTCAAGGAGGAGATCAAGCCGCAGGTGCACCAGTGGGTGTTCCCCGACGGCAAGAAGGTCCTCGTCCTGTCCGAGGGCCGACTGCTCAACCTCGGCAACGCGACCGGCCACCCGTCGTTCGTGATGTCGAACTCCTTCACCAACCAGGTGCTGGCCCAGATCGAGCTGTTCACCAAGGCCGCCGACTACGAGGTCGGCGTCACGGTGCTGCCCAAGCACCTCGACGAGGAGGTCGCCCGGCTCCACCTGGGTGCGCTCGGGGTCGAGCTCACCGAGCTCAACCAGGAGCAGGCCGACTACCTCGGCGTCCCCGTGGACGGTCCCTACAAGTCCGACCACTACCGCTACTGA
- the mtrA gene encoding MtrAB system response regulator MtrA — translation MDSMTTAPAGRPGAGAKGRVLVVDDDAPLAEMLSIVLRQEGFDSRVCATGDEAVDAFRDYRPDLVLLDLMMPGKDGIDVCKEIRAESGIPIVMLTAKGDTVDVVLGLESGADDYVVKPFKPKELVARIRARMRRTSGSEAETITLQDLVIDVAGHAVTRDGEPISLTPLEFDLLLCLARRPWQVFTREVLLQEVWGYQHATDTRLVNVHVQRLRSKVERDPEHPEVVLTVRGVGYKAGAG, via the coding sequence ATGGACAGCATGACGACAGCACCCGCGGGCCGGCCGGGGGCCGGCGCCAAGGGCCGGGTCCTCGTCGTCGACGACGATGCGCCACTGGCCGAGATGCTCAGCATCGTGCTGCGCCAGGAGGGCTTCGACTCACGCGTGTGCGCCACCGGCGACGAGGCCGTCGACGCCTTCCGCGACTACCGGCCGGACCTCGTGCTGCTGGACCTGATGATGCCCGGCAAGGACGGCATCGACGTGTGCAAGGAGATCCGCGCCGAGTCCGGCATCCCCATCGTCATGCTGACCGCCAAGGGTGACACCGTCGACGTGGTGCTCGGCCTGGAGTCCGGCGCCGACGACTACGTCGTCAAGCCCTTCAAGCCCAAGGAGCTCGTCGCACGCATCCGGGCCCGCATGCGGCGTACGTCGGGCTCCGAGGCGGAGACCATCACGCTGCAGGACCTCGTCATCGACGTGGCGGGCCACGCCGTCACCCGCGACGGCGAGCCGATCTCGCTCACGCCGCTGGAGTTCGACCTGCTGCTGTGCCTGGCCCGCCGACCGTGGCAGGTCTTCACCCGCGAGGTGCTGCTCCAGGAGGTGTGGGGCTACCAGCACGCCACCGACACCCGCTTGGTCAACGTGCACGTGCAGCGCCTGCGCTCCAAGGTCGAGCGCGACCCCGAGCACCCCGAGGTGGTGCTGACCGTGCGCGGAGTCGGCTACAAGGCCGGCGCCGGGTAG
- the mtrB gene encoding MtrAB system histidine kinase MtrB, with protein MARFPLPDGVRRALTFWRRSVQARVVASTLVLTAIVICVVGWFLLGQVRDGLLQQRVDVVVNEAEAEVGDARARLEAAPGTEGNASRQLRDLSDPIIERAGGRGVAVIIGGPEVDGVGLESETAPRTTGLGLASVPRDLQDHFDGLNRPTAWTYTTIVREGTEGEDLSEPGVIVGSQVVLPADGRTYTVYFLYPLAEQEETLGLVTQALLTAAGLLLALVAGVAWLVTGQVVTPVRMARRVAERLAAGQLQERLEVRGEDDLARLATSFNQMAVNLQRQIRQLEELSWVQRRFVSDVSHELRTPLTTVRMASDVLHDAREDFEPATARAAELLQVELDRFENLLVDLLEISRFDAGAAALDVEDVNLLDLVHRVVDGCRPVADARGVVVHVEQPVRPVRAEVDVRRVERILRNLVNNAIDHAREYGGREDVTITLASDGRAAAVAVRDHGVGLAPGEAAMVFNRFWRADPARARSGGGTGLGLAISLEDAHLHGGWLQAWGRPGAGAQFRLTLPRRVDEDLRHSPLPLVPDDVGPGPNAIVDPTPVSRGGSA; from the coding sequence GTGGCCCGCTTCCCGCTCCCTGACGGCGTACGCCGTGCCCTGACGTTCTGGCGCCGGTCGGTCCAGGCCCGCGTCGTGGCGAGCACCCTGGTGCTGACCGCGATCGTGATCTGCGTGGTGGGCTGGTTCCTGCTGGGCCAGGTCCGCGACGGACTCCTCCAGCAGCGGGTCGACGTGGTGGTCAACGAGGCCGAGGCCGAGGTGGGCGACGCCCGCGCCCGGTTGGAGGCGGCACCCGGCACCGAGGGCAATGCGAGTCGTCAGCTGCGTGACCTCAGCGACCCGATCATCGAGCGGGCCGGGGGCCGGGGTGTCGCGGTCATCATCGGCGGCCCGGAGGTCGACGGGGTCGGCCTGGAGAGCGAGACCGCGCCGCGCACGACCGGCCTCGGCCTGGCCAGCGTCCCGCGGGACCTCCAGGACCACTTCGACGGCCTCAACCGGCCGACGGCGTGGACCTACACCACGATCGTGCGCGAGGGGACCGAGGGCGAGGACCTGAGCGAGCCCGGCGTCATCGTCGGTTCCCAGGTGGTCCTCCCCGCTGACGGCCGCACCTACACCGTCTACTTCCTCTACCCGCTGGCCGAGCAGGAGGAGACGCTCGGCCTGGTCACCCAGGCGCTGCTGACCGCCGCCGGACTCCTGCTGGCCCTGGTCGCCGGCGTGGCCTGGCTGGTGACCGGTCAGGTCGTGACACCGGTGCGGATGGCGCGCCGGGTCGCGGAGCGACTGGCGGCCGGGCAGCTGCAGGAGCGGCTCGAGGTGCGCGGGGAGGACGACCTGGCGCGCCTCGCGACCTCCTTCAACCAGATGGCGGTCAACCTGCAGCGCCAGATCCGCCAGCTCGAGGAGCTGAGCTGGGTGCAGCGCCGCTTCGTCTCCGACGTCTCCCACGAGCTGCGCACCCCGTTGACGACGGTGCGGATGGCCAGCGACGTGTTGCACGACGCGCGGGAGGACTTCGAGCCGGCGACGGCCCGCGCTGCCGAGCTGTTGCAGGTCGAGCTCGACCGCTTCGAGAACCTGTTGGTCGACCTGCTCGAGATCAGCCGGTTCGACGCCGGGGCCGCGGCGCTCGACGTCGAGGACGTCAACCTGCTCGACCTGGTGCACCGGGTCGTCGACGGCTGCCGCCCCGTGGCGGACGCGCGCGGCGTGGTGGTCCACGTGGAGCAGCCGGTGCGTCCGGTGCGGGCCGAGGTCGACGTACGCCGCGTCGAGCGAATCCTGCGCAACCTGGTCAACAACGCGATCGACCACGCCCGTGAGTACGGTGGCCGCGAGGACGTCACCATCACTCTGGCCTCGGACGGCAGGGCCGCCGCAGTGGCGGTGCGTGACCACGGTGTCGGCCTCGCGCCGGGGGAGGCGGCGATGGTGTTCAACAGGTTCTGGCGCGCCGATCCGGCCCGTGCCCGCAGCGGCGGCGGCACGGGCCTGGGCCTGGCGATCTCGCTCGAGGACGCGCACCTGCACGGTGGCTGGCTCCAGGCCTGGGGCCGCCCGGGGGCGGGCGCCCAGTTCCGGTTGACGCTGCCGCGACGGGTCGACGAGGACCTGCGCCACAGCCCGCTGCCGCTCGTGCCCGACGACGTCGGCCCCGGTCCGAACGCCATCGTCGACCCGACCCCGGTCAGCAGGGGAGGGTCGGCGTGA
- a CDS encoding LpqB family beta-propeller domain-containing protein, which produces MRPRRAAIAAMLGAVLFTGTACVDLPTSGPVVTATSDARPGIDPAADVDARPPQEGATRNEIVTGFLDAMTSWPIETNVAKQFLTRDAAENWNPDAGTVVYADYVPPAQDDGVVRVELLDADRLDGSGGWRGPLGEDERAVDLRMERQDGEYRIANPPDALLVPDAWFQQRFRQVSLHFLDPVGKILVPEPVFVPIGEQLATSLVEALLAGPPEGAGRVVRTMIPSGLDVGLSVPVNDDGMARIELTGDTPPIPPEVADFVLAQFAWTLRQDPDIDSFRVTVGGEEVVATHSSPPYSVDGAEEFDPSGVGVADVLYGLRDGVLVSGRVDDIEPVEGPLGQVDLGLTSVAVTPVGAVAAGVVDGGTRLVRAPANVEGEVTTLLEGARLAQPSWDASERLWSLDRAPGGAVVRLVEGERVREVRVPGVTGENARRLLVSRDGTRLVALVREPAGDRVVTSRVVIDSLGQVRRAVGSRTVRTNAGPRVLDLAWTDPVEVSLLTPARAGNLVEVTTLPVNGGIQGATEVSIVVRGRAQGLAGTPKPGEPVYAVRPEELVDVGTRAVRGLAGVTTSLDYAG; this is translated from the coding sequence GTGAGGCCGCGCCGGGCGGCGATCGCCGCGATGCTGGGTGCCGTGCTGTTCACCGGCACCGCCTGCGTCGACCTGCCGACGTCGGGCCCGGTGGTGACCGCGACCAGCGACGCCCGCCCCGGCATCGACCCCGCCGCCGACGTGGACGCCCGCCCGCCGCAGGAGGGCGCGACCCGCAACGAGATCGTCACCGGCTTCCTGGACGCGATGACGTCGTGGCCGATCGAGACCAACGTCGCCAAGCAGTTCCTCACCCGTGACGCCGCCGAGAACTGGAACCCCGATGCCGGGACCGTGGTGTACGCCGACTACGTCCCCCCGGCGCAGGACGACGGCGTGGTCCGGGTGGAGCTGCTCGACGCCGACCGACTCGACGGGTCCGGTGGCTGGCGTGGCCCACTCGGCGAGGACGAACGCGCCGTGGACCTGCGGATGGAGCGCCAGGACGGTGAGTACCGCATCGCCAACCCGCCGGACGCGCTGCTGGTGCCCGACGCGTGGTTCCAGCAGCGGTTCCGCCAGGTCTCGCTGCACTTCCTCGACCCGGTCGGCAAGATCCTGGTCCCGGAGCCGGTGTTCGTGCCGATCGGGGAACAGCTCGCCACCTCGTTGGTCGAGGCGCTGCTCGCCGGCCCGCCCGAGGGCGCCGGGCGCGTGGTGCGCACCATGATCCCCTCCGGCCTGGACGTCGGCCTGTCGGTGCCGGTCAACGACGACGGGATGGCCCGGATCGAGCTCACCGGCGACACCCCGCCGATCCCACCCGAGGTGGCGGACTTCGTGCTCGCCCAGTTCGCGTGGACGCTGCGGCAGGACCCCGACATCGACTCCTTCCGCGTGACCGTGGGCGGCGAGGAGGTCGTCGCCACGCACTCCTCCCCGCCGTACTCCGTGGACGGTGCCGAGGAGTTCGACCCCTCCGGGGTGGGGGTCGCCGACGTGCTCTACGGCCTCCGCGACGGCGTCCTGGTCAGCGGACGGGTGGACGACATCGAGCCGGTCGAGGGCCCGCTGGGGCAGGTGGATCTCGGCCTGACGTCGGTGGCGGTCACGCCGGTCGGCGCCGTCGCCGCGGGCGTCGTCGACGGCGGGACCCGGCTCGTCCGAGCCCCGGCCAACGTCGAGGGTGAGGTCACCACGCTGCTGGAGGGCGCGCGGCTCGCGCAGCCCAGCTGGGACGCCTCCGAGCGGCTCTGGAGCCTGGACCGTGCGCCCGGCGGTGCGGTCGTCCGGCTGGTCGAGGGGGAACGGGTCCGCGAGGTCCGGGTACCCGGCGTGACCGGTGAGAACGCACGCCGGCTGCTCGTCTCGCGCGACGGCACGCGACTCGTCGCACTGGTCCGGGAACCCGCCGGGGACCGTGTCGTCACCTCCCGGGTCGTCATCGACTCGTTGGGCCAGGTGCGACGCGCCGTGGGCTCCCGCACGGTCCGCACCAATGCGGGTCCGCGGGTGCTCGACCTGGCCTGGACCGACCCGGTGGAGGTCTCGCTGCTGACCCCGGCCCGCGCCGGAAACCTCGTCGAGGTGACCACGCTCCCCGTCAACGGCGGGATCCAGGGAGCCACTGAGGTCTCGATCGTCGTGCGTGGCCGCGCCCAGGGACTCGCCGGGACCCCCAAGCCGGGCGAGCCGGTGTACGCCGTCCGGCCCGAGGAGCTGGTCGACGTCGGCACGCGCGCGGTGCGAGGACTCGCGGGCGTCACCACCTCGCTGGACTACGCGGGCTGA
- a CDS encoding ComF family protein produces MGTVISELVDAAADLLLGSACLGCGRPGRPLCPDCRAGLPAGAALRRPTPCPGGLAPTYSAGEYADALRSLVVAHKERQLLALTTPLGHELAGAVALALRDAGAAGQVPVVLVPVPSRPSVVRARGHDATLALTRRAARQLGRGAHAPPVRVARLLRLRPGVADQAGLTAEERHDNLRRSMAVRARRTTRLARRHPVARVVVCDDVLTTGATAREAQRALEAVGIPVLAVATVAATRRRAEDSRAPLSPLARTD; encoded by the coding sequence GTGGGGACCGTCATCAGTGAGCTCGTCGATGCGGCCGCCGACCTGCTGCTGGGCTCGGCCTGCCTCGGCTGCGGCCGCCCGGGGCGGCCCCTGTGCCCGGACTGTCGCGCCGGGCTCCCCGCCGGTGCGGCACTGCGTCGCCCGACGCCGTGCCCCGGCGGACTCGCCCCGACCTACAGCGCCGGTGAGTACGCCGACGCGCTGCGGTCCCTCGTCGTGGCCCACAAGGAGCGCCAGCTGCTGGCGCTGACCACGCCGTTGGGACACGAGCTCGCCGGTGCCGTGGCCCTTGCGCTGCGGGACGCCGGCGCGGCAGGACAGGTGCCCGTCGTCCTGGTCCCCGTGCCGTCACGGCCGTCGGTGGTGCGGGCACGCGGGCACGACGCGACGCTCGCGCTCACCCGTCGGGCCGCACGACAGCTGGGCCGCGGAGCCCACGCACCGCCGGTGCGAGTCGCCCGCCTGCTGCGGCTGCGCCCGGGGGTCGCCGACCAGGCCGGGCTCACCGCCGAGGAACGCCACGACAACCTGCGCCGATCCATGGCCGTCCGGGCGCGGCGTACCACCCGACTGGCCCGCCGCCACCCCGTCGCCCGGGTGGTCGTCTGCGACGACGTCCTCACCACCGGAGCGACCGCCCGGGAGGCCCAACGAGCCCTGGAGGCGGTCGGGATCCCGGTGCTGGCGGTCGCGACGGTGGCCGCCACGCGGCGACGCGCCGAAGATTCCCGGGCACCCCTTTCACCGCTTGCCCGAACCGACTAA
- the hpf gene encoding ribosome hibernation-promoting factor, HPF/YfiA family: MDVVVTGRHIEVSDRFREHAADKLTKLEKHDHRIMRVHVEVERLGNPRRHDHQIHLELTAFSKGPVIRAEAAAENKMAALDLALDKMASQMRKAADRRKVHHGLRTPTSVGQALADVPVDGLAAEGGEATDTVAERQVGPITVTGDGPMVVREKTHPASPMNLDQALYEMELVGHDFYLFVDKETERPSVVYRRKGYDYGVIALDVH; this comes from the coding sequence ATGGATGTCGTGGTCACCGGACGGCACATCGAGGTCTCGGACCGATTCAGGGAACATGCCGCCGACAAGCTGACGAAGCTGGAGAAGCACGACCATCGCATCATGCGCGTGCACGTCGAGGTCGAGCGCCTCGGCAACCCGCGTCGCCACGACCACCAGATCCACCTCGAGCTCACCGCGTTCTCCAAGGGGCCGGTGATCCGGGCGGAGGCCGCCGCCGAGAACAAGATGGCCGCCCTCGACCTCGCGCTGGACAAGATGGCCAGCCAGATGCGCAAGGCCGCGGACCGTCGCAAGGTCCACCACGGCCTGCGTACGCCGACCTCGGTCGGCCAGGCGCTGGCCGACGTGCCGGTCGACGGGTTGGCCGCCGAGGGTGGCGAGGCCACCGACACCGTCGCCGAGCGGCAGGTCGGCCCCATCACCGTGACCGGTGACGGTCCGATGGTGGTGCGCGAGAAGACGCACCCGGCGAGCCCGATGAACCTCGACCAGGCGTTGTACGAGATGGAGCTGGTCGGTCACGACTTCTACCTCTTCGTCGACAAGGAGACCGAGCGCCCCTCGGTGGTCTACCGCCGCAAGGGCTACGACTACGGCGTGATCGCGCTCGACGTGCACTGA
- a CDS encoding LuxR C-terminal-related transcriptional regulator yields the protein MSTSAIRVAVVDGRELSRRGLALLLDDRDEFEVVAAVAGVGELAVVPDVALVDGSDPGLDACSALQQLAPTARILVLTDAGDADPFAAMGAGALGLLHREASLGELVEGIGVVAEGHTLVSSSMTARMVSGFRDTNGSANGHGKLTARESEVLLLVAGGLSNREIGLKLGIAENTAKNHVRNLLEKLRLRSRTEAAMYAVREKLVEP from the coding sequence GTGAGCACATCTGCGATCCGCGTCGCCGTCGTCGACGGACGTGAGTTGTCCCGCCGGGGCCTCGCGTTGCTGCTGGACGACCGGGACGAGTTCGAGGTCGTCGCAGCGGTCGCCGGTGTCGGCGAGCTCGCCGTGGTCCCCGACGTGGCGCTCGTGGACGGCAGCGACCCCGGCCTCGACGCCTGCTCGGCCCTCCAGCAGCTCGCACCCACCGCGCGGATCCTGGTGCTGACCGACGCCGGCGACGCCGACCCGTTCGCCGCCATGGGAGCCGGCGCGCTCGGCCTGCTCCACCGTGAGGCCAGCCTCGGTGAGCTCGTCGAGGGCATCGGCGTCGTCGCCGAGGGACACACCCTGGTGAGCTCCTCGATGACCGCGCGCATGGTGTCGGGGTTCCGTGACACCAACGGTTCCGCCAACGGCCACGGCAAGCTCACTGCACGGGAGTCCGAGGTGCTCCTCCTGGTCGCCGGCGGCCTGAGCAACCGCGAGATCGGCCTCAAGCTGGGGATCGCGGAGAACACCGCCAAGAACCACGTCCGGAACCTGCTGGAGAAGCTGCGACTGCGTTCGCGCACCGAGGCGGCGATGTACGCCGTCCGCGAGAAGCTGGTCGAGCCCTAG